One genomic segment of Dehalogenimonas alkenigignens includes these proteins:
- a CDS encoding DNA polymerase III subunit beta — translation MELPTYRIARGGWTIEQLNIEGKRSGQGFLAHKAVLVNALSRTLAERAMLLDLTIGRKGFLTYLKSLGGSNIVKIVPSNGDASVSRVAGKCLKVVCGANTSYLEHMAWVGEKTPLTLCDIRVSPSNSVSPNLGATELSDALSRVLPFTSDETARPILQCVLFQVKDGKLTLVSADGYRLAMMKLPFDGDEGQVLISRDDLKGVTGALRRARRVRLSLEKNGDKDPMSLVLDTELIRYTWRGCAGNFPDYEKLIPADTGIRASFDTNEATKAVSSLKVVANVKAYALDLTIGDGKVVVGNTDDKGTAEIAADTTGEPIKIRLDGGYLAEALRACGGMVELRVKDARSPMLFTAPDYELVVMPMLLPEGKKPTDTAKTAEPAKAEASQPVEPAEPKVETVEAVTPEATAEPVPAEEVAQAVAEAEAITKPPTGSGAKAKKHSKAKEPVAVA, via the coding sequence ATGGAGTTGCCCACCTATCGGATAGCAAGAGGGGGTTGGACAATCGAACAACTGAATATCGAGGGCAAGCGTTCAGGTCAGGGCTTTTTAGCGCACAAGGCGGTACTGGTTAACGCCTTATCGAGAACACTCGCCGAAAGGGCGATGCTTCTTGACCTCACTATCGGGCGGAAAGGCTTTCTCACCTACCTTAAGTCTTTAGGCGGGAGTAACATCGTCAAGATTGTCCCGTCTAACGGCGATGCCAGCGTATCGCGGGTCGCCGGAAAATGCCTCAAGGTGGTATGCGGAGCCAACACCAGCTACCTCGAACACATGGCCTGGGTCGGCGAAAAGACACCCCTTACCCTGTGCGACATCAGGGTAAGCCCCTCGAACTCGGTCAGCCCCAACCTCGGTGCGACGGAGCTATCGGACGCCCTTTCAAGGGTACTGCCCTTCACCTCGGATGAGACCGCCCGCCCCATTCTCCAGTGCGTTCTCTTTCAGGTGAAAGACGGCAAGCTCACCCTAGTGAGTGCCGACGGCTACCGACTCGCCATGATGAAGCTACCCTTCGACGGGGATGAGGGACAGGTGCTTATTAGCCGCGATGACCTCAAAGGCGTCACCGGCGCTCTCAGGCGGGCGCGGCGGGTAAGGCTGTCGCTGGAAAAGAACGGCGACAAAGACCCAATGAGCCTAGTCCTCGACACGGAGCTAATCCGCTACACATGGCGGGGATGCGCCGGCAACTTCCCGGACTACGAGAAGCTCATACCCGCCGACACCGGCATCCGCGCCAGCTTCGACACCAATGAGGCAACAAAGGCGGTTAGCTCGCTCAAGGTCGTCGCCAACGTCAAAGCCTACGCCTTAGACCTCACCATCGGGGACGGCAAGGTGGTCGTCGGGAATACCGACGACAAGGGGACGGCGGAAATAGCTGCCGACACTACCGGCGAGCCTATCAAGATAAGGCTTGACGGCGGATACCTCGCCGAAGCTCTACGGGCTTGCGGCGGGATGGTGGAGCTTCGGGTCAAGGACGCAAGGTCGCCGATGCTTTTCACCGCGCCGGACTATGAGTTGGTGGTCATGCCGATGCTTTTGCCGGAAGGGAAAAAGCCGACGGACACGGCCAAGACCGCCGAACCCGCTAAGGCCGAAGCAAGCCAGCCGGTCGAACCCGCCGAGCCGAAGGTCGAGACTGTCGAGGCCGTTACGCCGGAAGCAACAGCCGAGCCTGTACCCGCCGAGGAAGTCGCGCAGGCCGTCGCCGAAGCCGAAGCCATCACGAAACCCCCGACTGGATCGGGGGCGAAGGCCAAGAAGCATAGCAAGGCGAAAGAACCAGTCGCCGTAGCCTGA
- a CDS encoding helix-turn-helix domain-containing protein produces MAEIKDRWLSVDEICNYLGVSSDTVYRWIDRFSMPAHRMGRLWKFKKDQVDDWVKAGGAAEQGKTTSRTTAATAKNSE; encoded by the coding sequence ATGGCTGAGATAAAAGATCGTTGGTTGTCAGTGGATGAAATATGCAACTACCTCGGGGTTAGTAGTGATACCGTGTACCGCTGGATTGACCGATTCAGTATGCCAGCACATCGAATGGGCAGGCTTTGGAAATTTAAGAAGGATCAGGTTGACGATTGGGTGAAAGCCGGCGGTGCTGCAGAACAGGGTAAAACGACCTCCAGAACCACCGCTGCAACAGCAAAGAACAGCGAATAG
- a CDS encoding N-6 DNA methylase: MPKLSLAKLERHLYGAADILRREGMDAATYKDFIFGMLFLKRCSDVFEPAYEKLVSRKVSPKMSREDAQSNYGENPDFYDEFFVPPRARWSHLQSKLNDATEPFGAVLDKALAALSGANGSLQHVLDHIQFMKVQSNKRIVSDEACKELVRHFNRYRLRSEDFQFSDLLGSAYEFLINMFAESAGKKGGDFYTPRDVIRLMVRVLNPAPGMSIYDPTCGSGGMLIISREYIEQSGGDPTNLRLCGQVNDASAWSICKINMLLHGVRGADIKLEDTLLHPMHREGGELERFDRVIANPPFSQNYTRSNMEFPERYRWGWCPTSGKKADLMFAQHMLAVCKPRGMVATVMPHGVLFRGGVEKEIRKRFLQQDLIEAIISLPQNLFYGASIPACILIMRSNITGQALNPNKPENRRGRLLFINADAEYLAGRAQNYLRPEDIEKIAATFERYDEVPGYSKIVTFDEIADGANDFNLNVRRYVDNSPLPEPHDVRAHLAGGIPVAEIEANEALFQALGFSPDVLFAHRPNDERYRDFKPSITERPAIARLIEADAGLLARTGELRDDLTSWWASHTGSLIALPQGRNLNAVRSEFLQGFTDALLPVGVLGNFKLSGVVAAWWSETLPDLKTLIENGFCDVVDGWVDAIADAVEDDDNVGPAFDPFRHKLVKRTMADYLQQIDDAKLEIALLKGEKEAFERSNPPDNADDEELASWNYAKDLERQVKELKAEFKDAIKELTRLEKAATKKKATDADRRTAETARRELQPYFDQMAALETELAPHEQIKTDLAAARATFRVLTNAFVDKLKNRCAAMGKGEKQTLVLELFAQDLQVGLDGALRDKQQELVRFTENLWDKYASSLKVLIKSRERLSSRLHDALQELGYAY, encoded by the coding sequence ATGCCTAAGCTGTCCTTAGCCAAACTCGAACGACACCTCTATGGCGCTGCGGATATTCTCCGCCGTGAAGGCATGGATGCGGCCACTTATAAGGACTTTATATTTGGGATGCTTTTCCTCAAACGTTGTTCCGATGTATTTGAACCAGCTTATGAAAAGCTGGTTTCGCGTAAAGTCTCTCCAAAGATGAGCCGGGAGGACGCCCAATCAAACTATGGCGAGAATCCTGATTTTTATGACGAATTCTTTGTCCCGCCGCGGGCTCGTTGGTCCCATTTGCAGAGCAAGCTGAATGATGCCACGGAGCCGTTTGGTGCTGTTCTTGACAAAGCTTTGGCGGCCTTGAGTGGAGCCAACGGATCGCTTCAGCACGTCCTGGACCATATTCAATTCATGAAGGTCCAGAGTAACAAGCGTATTGTATCCGATGAGGCATGTAAGGAACTGGTGCGGCACTTTAATCGGTACCGCTTGCGCAGCGAGGATTTTCAATTTTCTGACCTTCTTGGTTCGGCCTATGAATTTCTCATCAACATGTTTGCGGAGTCGGCTGGCAAGAAAGGGGGGGACTTCTATACGCCAAGGGATGTGATCCGGTTGATGGTGCGCGTATTGAATCCCGCGCCGGGGATGAGTATCTATGACCCCACTTGTGGTTCCGGCGGCATGTTGATTATCAGTCGTGAGTATATTGAGCAATCCGGCGGAGATCCGACCAATCTCCGCCTCTGCGGCCAGGTGAATGATGCCTCGGCCTGGTCCATCTGCAAAATCAATATGCTTTTACATGGTGTGAGAGGCGCTGATATCAAACTTGAGGATACGCTTCTTCACCCGATGCATCGCGAAGGTGGGGAACTCGAGCGTTTTGATCGGGTAATCGCCAATCCGCCCTTCAGTCAGAACTACACCCGTAGCAACATGGAATTCCCAGAACGTTATCGCTGGGGATGGTGTCCTACTTCAGGGAAAAAGGCAGACCTCATGTTCGCCCAGCACATGCTGGCAGTCTGCAAACCTCGTGGCATGGTGGCGACCGTGATGCCGCACGGTGTGCTTTTCCGTGGCGGCGTGGAAAAGGAGATCCGCAAGAGGTTCCTCCAACAGGATTTGATCGAAGCCATCATCAGCCTGCCGCAGAATCTTTTTTATGGCGCCAGTATTCCAGCCTGCATTCTAATCATGCGTTCCAACATCACAGGGCAAGCTCTCAACCCCAACAAACCCGAAAACCGACGCGGCCGGTTACTTTTTATCAATGCGGACGCCGAGTACCTGGCCGGCCGTGCCCAAAACTACCTGCGGCCTGAAGATATCGAAAAGATCGCAGCTACCTTCGAGCGTTACGACGAGGTCCCCGGATATTCCAAGATCGTAACGTTCGACGAAATTGCGGATGGAGCCAATGACTTCAACCTCAACGTTCGTCGTTATGTGGACAATTCTCCATTGCCGGAACCTCATGATGTCCGTGCGCATCTTGCTGGTGGTATTCCGGTCGCCGAGATCGAAGCTAACGAAGCCCTTTTCCAAGCGCTCGGTTTCTCGCCAGATGTCCTCTTCGCGCATAGGCCTAACGATGAGCGATACCGTGACTTCAAGCCGAGTATTACCGAACGGCCAGCTATCGCCAGGCTGATTGAGGCGGATGCCGGATTACTCGCTCGAACAGGAGAGTTGAGGGATGATCTGACATCGTGGTGGGCCTCTCATACTGGCAGCCTGATCGCTCTCCCCCAGGGCCGCAATCTGAATGCCGTCCGTTCGGAATTCCTCCAAGGATTTACCGATGCACTGCTACCGGTCGGAGTGCTGGGCAACTTCAAATTATCCGGCGTTGTTGCCGCTTGGTGGAGCGAGACACTGCCGGATCTTAAAACCCTTATTGAAAATGGCTTTTGCGATGTGGTTGATGGATGGGTCGACGCCATTGCCGACGCCGTGGAAGATGATGACAACGTGGGACCTGCCTTTGATCCCTTCCGCCACAAACTGGTGAAACGGACCATGGCCGATTACCTCCAGCAGATCGACGATGCAAAATTGGAGATCGCCCTTCTAAAAGGTGAAAAGGAAGCTTTCGAGCGGAGCAACCCGCCGGACAATGCAGATGATGAAGAACTCGCTTCCTGGAACTATGCCAAGGACCTTGAACGCCAGGTAAAAGAGCTGAAGGCTGAATTTAAAGACGCCATCAAAGAGCTGACCAGGCTTGAAAAGGCCGCGACGAAAAAGAAGGCTACCGATGCCGATCGCCGGACCGCAGAGACCGCCAGGCGCGAACTGCAACCCTATTTTGATCAGATGGCTGCCCTTGAGACGGAGCTGGCTCCCCACGAGCAAATCAAGACAGACCTTGCCGCAGCCAGAGCCACTTTTCGCGTTCTCACCAACGCCTTTGTCGACAAGCTGAAAAACCGGTGCGCAGCAATGGGCAAAGGTGAGAAGCAGACGCTGGTACTAGAACTTTTTGCTCAGGACCTCCAAGTCGGCCTGGATGGCGCATTAAGAGACAAGCAGCAGGAACTGGTACGTTTCACTGAAAACCTGTGGGACAAGTACGCTTCCTCATTGAAGGTGCTCATCAAGAGCCGGGAGCGTCTTTCGTCGCGACTCCACGATGCTTTGCAGGAGCTGGGTTATGCCTATTAG
- a CDS encoding restriction endonuclease subunit S, translating into MPISQTGASMEIEADEYLNEWQEVSLTSIANIRFSSVNKVSQPGQEPVRLCNYTDVYNNDYVTADMDFMRATATKSEIERFGLQVGDVIITKDSETPDDIGIPTVVDTTAPDLVCGYHLALLRPNQDEVDPTFLAKQLAHHRIARYFGQQANGTTRYGLSIAAIANAPLHLPRPENQRSASALMRMVDAQIAQIEAVIVKLKQVRAGMLRDLLSYGLDEHGQLRDPVAHPEQFKDTPLGQIPMNWDVGPFSEIANVNPPTPATGQSPFNSISFIPMQDVDEEGNWVYRQTRKLIDCSGGYTPFIEGDVLFAKITPCMENGKGCHAKDLVNGIGMGSTEFHVLRPKSNRSARFVFHWSLTNSMRIRALAYMTGSAGQQRVEAGFFNYFLIPIPPTHEQGLIANVIDCADRRIESSRNELKKLKKLKSGLQDDLLTGRVRIPETLMEGAENA; encoded by the coding sequence ATGCCTATTAGCCAAACGGGTGCAAGCATGGAAATTGAGGCAGACGAATACCTGAATGAATGGCAGGAGGTATCACTCACCTCCATTGCCAACATCCGTTTCAGCAGTGTCAACAAGGTTTCGCAACCGGGCCAAGAGCCTGTTCGCCTCTGCAACTATACCGATGTTTACAATAACGATTACGTTACGGCGGACATGGACTTCATGCGTGCCACCGCCACCAAATCGGAAATTGAGCGTTTCGGGCTACAGGTCGGTGACGTCATTATTACCAAAGACTCCGAAACACCGGACGACATCGGCATACCGACAGTCGTAGATACTACCGCGCCAGATCTTGTGTGCGGCTATCATTTAGCCTTGCTTCGCCCCAATCAGGACGAGGTTGATCCGACCTTTCTTGCAAAGCAATTGGCGCATCACAGAATTGCCCGATATTTCGGCCAGCAAGCCAATGGAACAACCCGCTATGGCCTGTCTATCGCCGCCATAGCGAACGCGCCTTTACATCTCCCAAGACCAGAGAACCAACGATCCGCAAGCGCCTTGATGCGCATGGTGGACGCGCAGATTGCCCAGATCGAAGCCGTGATCGTCAAACTCAAGCAGGTACGAGCGGGCATGCTGCGCGACCTGCTGAGCTACGGCCTGGATGAACACGGCCAGCTTCGCGACCCCGTCGCTCACCCGGAGCAATTCAAAGACACCCCGTTGGGGCAGATCCCAATGAATTGGGATGTTGGTCCGTTTAGTGAAATCGCAAATGTTAATCCACCAACTCCCGCTACGGGACAGAGCCCATTTAATTCTATTTCGTTTATTCCAATGCAGGATGTTGATGAGGAAGGCAATTGGGTTTATCGACAAACTAGGAAACTCATTGATTGCAGCGGCGGATACACACCATTTATTGAAGGCGATGTTCTTTTTGCGAAAATTACACCCTGTATGGAAAATGGCAAGGGATGCCACGCAAAAGATCTCGTAAATGGTATTGGTATGGGATCGACCGAGTTTCACGTTTTACGACCAAAATCCAACAGATCGGCCAGATTTGTTTTTCATTGGTCGTTGACCAACTCAATGCGAATTAGAGCTCTTGCATATATGACTGGATCGGCAGGACAGCAGAGGGTCGAAGCTGGGTTCTTCAATTATTTTCTGATCCCCATCCCTCCCACTCATGAACAGGGATTAATAGCCAATGTAATTGACTGCGCAGATAGGAGAATTGAATCAAGTAGGAATGAGCTAAAGAAACTCAAAAAGCTAAAGTCCGGTCTTCAAGATGATCTTCTCACCGGCCGGGTGCGTATTCCGGAAACACTGATGGAAGGAGCCGAGAACGCATGA
- a CDS encoding DUF3644 domain-containing protein: MKSRSKELLDRAIAAKVAAIEIYNKPGFPYRTESFAILAINGWELLLKAKWLADNRNQASSLYVYETRENADGTKSKKKYVKRTDAGNPFTHGLCYLAKKLVEDKKLDALAWDNIQILLGLRDSAVHFYNQSPAFRVRLQEIGTACTKNFASTVHDWFDRQLSEFELHLMPLAFVDLPTNMDGFLLNAEEKNFLSFLENMDKSHADPESAYSVTVNIEFRYTRSKAKEALLVQNTNDPNAPAVRLTEEHVLERYPWDYSTLTEKCKERYQGFKANQYYHNIRRPLQADRRYGITRYLDPANLESSKKAFFSPNIFVELDNHFRKKATTKG; the protein is encoded by the coding sequence ATGAAGTCACGGTCGAAGGAGCTCCTGGATCGGGCGATAGCTGCGAAGGTGGCGGCCATCGAAATCTATAACAAGCCCGGTTTCCCTTATCGGACAGAGTCGTTTGCCATCCTGGCAATTAACGGCTGGGAGCTTCTGCTGAAAGCCAAATGGCTCGCCGACAATCGCAACCAGGCCAGCAGTCTGTACGTTTACGAGACCAGGGAAAACGCAGATGGGACAAAGAGCAAGAAAAAATACGTCAAACGAACCGACGCGGGGAATCCTTTCACCCATGGCTTGTGCTATCTAGCAAAGAAGTTGGTCGAAGACAAAAAACTCGATGCCCTCGCCTGGGACAATATTCAGATTCTGCTGGGACTCCGGGATTCAGCTGTTCATTTCTACAACCAATCTCCGGCTTTCCGGGTTCGCTTGCAAGAGATCGGAACGGCTTGTACCAAGAACTTCGCCAGCACCGTTCACGACTGGTTTGATCGACAATTATCGGAATTTGAACTCCACCTGATGCCTCTAGCCTTTGTGGATCTGCCGACAAATATGGACGGCTTTCTGCTTAACGCCGAGGAGAAGAACTTCCTCTCCTTCCTTGAGAATATGGACAAGTCTCATGCTGATCCGGAATCAGCCTATTCCGTCACGGTAAATATTGAATTCAGGTATACCCGTTCGAAGGCAAAAGAGGCACTTCTTGTTCAGAACACTAATGACCCTAACGCTCCTGCGGTTCGTCTGACGGAAGAACACGTCCTTGAGAGGTATCCGTGGGACTATTCGACACTCACAGAGAAATGCAAAGAGCGTTATCAGGGATTTAAGGCAAATCAGTATTACCATAATATTCGCCGCCCGCTTCAAGCTGATCGACGATACGGGATTACACGTTATCTTGACCCAGCTAACCTCGAGAGTAGTAAAAAAGCGTTCTTCAGCCCCAATATATTTGTTGAACTTGACAATCATTTTAGGAAGAAAGCAACAACCAAGGGGTGA